The Vicinamibacteria bacterium DNA segment GTTCAGCCCCTGCGAGCACCTCGAGAATGCCATTCTCTACCGCGGAGACACCCCCATCCTTGAGCTCCCCGGCACGCACGTCTTTCAGTTCACGTACTACCCAAGCCTCTCCCGGCTCGAGCCCGAGCTCGAGCGTGTCCGGATCGAGGGGAGCCACGATGGAGCACCGTTTCGCTCGGAAGTCGTGGTGACGCCGGCTAGCGTGTACATTGGCTCGAAGAAGATCGACCTCGATCTGGATCAACAGATGATGCGGCTTCGCCGGCACGTCGATTCCCGGCACGAGACCGTCGAGCTCGCGCTGAAATGCACCAGCTCGTGCCGCCGGATCGCGAGACTCAAGTCAACCGAAACGTCACCGTAACCACCACCCAGAAGGGGACGGCCTTTCCCGCCACCACATAGGGATTCCAACGCCACGCTTCTACCGCGTCCACCGCGGCTTCCTCGAGCAGCGGGACGGTACGCAGAACATTCAACTCCGACGGCACGCCGTTCCGGTCGACCAGAACTTCCACGATGACGGCCCCTTGGACGCGGGCCTGCGCGGCGAGCTGCGGATAGACGGGCTCGACGCGATGGACGGGCCGAGCCTCCTGCCGATGGAAGTCCAGCCGAACCGGCGCCTCGGGCTCCACGAGCCGATCCGTCTCTGTGGGAAGTCCGCCCACGATTCCACCCACCACCCCGAAGGCGACGCCGCCCTCCACTCCGCCGGACACGCCATAGTCGCCCGCCCCGAGCTCGTCAACGGGAATCGTGTCCGGGAGCGCCACCGGGGCCACGAAACTCGCTTCAAGTAGAGCCGCCTGCGGGGGGCTCGGTCCGGGGTCTGGCCGCGCCGGCACCGGCGGCGGGGGCGGAGGAGGTGGTGAAGGGGAGCGCACGAGAAACGTCGCCATGGACTCGAACTCCGGCAGATCCGGACCCACTTGCGTCAGCGGAATGACGATCAGTGCGGACAGGAACAAGACGTGGATCGCGAAGGCCACCCAGAAAAGAAGCTTCTTGTTGGTTTTCGGGCGATAGCTCTCGTAGCCCGAAACGAACGAAAGGGTATCCCGGTCATTCATGTCCCGAGGCTGCCACGCGGTAATTACGGGAAGGAGACACCCGCGTGAATAGATCGTGGGAGTTCGGTGACTTGAATGTGAATCAAAAACGAGCTCCGAGACCGAACATCACATGAAGCGCTACATTCGGGGCCGAAGCGTCACCGCCGTTCACGGGCACGATGACCCGAGCCGCGCTCAGTTGAACCTCGCCGCTGGCAAAGAGCGAGCGAGTCAGGCCCAGACGTTTCCCAACGCCAAGCAAGAAAGACGGCCCGGTGAGGCGATAGCCTGGGGAAAACGGCTGCTCTCGAATCTTCGAATCGGCGTGAGCGATCACCACGCCAGCGGCCGCGCGAATGTCCACGGGCAGGGACGTCCACGCCCTTCCAAATGTCATGAGGTTCAATCCGTGCGTGATCTCGAAGTTCTGGATCTCGGTAGTCGGGTTACTCAGGTACACCTTGTGGTGAGTGAACTGCACTTCCCACCGTCCGGACCGATCGTTTAGGGCAAATCGCAAGGAGTAATACAGAGGGAAATCGAAGGCCCTCGTCTCGTAATCGGCTGCATGATCGAGGTCGGGGTAGCCGCTCTGCGAGATCGCAAGCGTCGTCCCGGCGTTCAGAGCGCCGCCCAGGAACGCCTCGAAGGAGAACCGGTCCTGGGCATGCCCGTCCAGGGCGAAGAAAAGAAGGCCAACCAGCCCGGCACTGCGGAGAGGGAACGAGGTCTTTTCGTCCACCCTCAGAGTCTATCGGACAACGGAGCTCCGTTTCGATGAGCTCATCCGCGGTTAGAAGATCGGATTGCCAAGTAAGGTGCAACCAGGGTCTATTTCTGTCGTCCCTGTTGCGCTGACGTTGGTTTCTACGACCTCCACGATCGCGCGGTCGCCGCACCTTAGGTCCAATCCGTTGTTCTGAATGATGCTTTGGTCCTCCATGAAAATGTATGAGTACTTGTCGGAAAGCAAGATCCCCGTACCTTCATTGTCTTCGATTGTTACATTGAACGTCTCGACCTCGGAAAATCTCCCGATGTCTATTCCTCCGATACCGTTCCGTATCGTTGTGGAGTAGACACGGGCCGAGCTCGTACTTTCGAGATAGATTCCAACGCCGCTGTTCTCGATTCGGGTGCTGTCGACGAGCAACATGGCGCGTCCGACCGCCCATATTCCCAGGTTACTGCTGTTTGCGATGAGACTGTTGCGAATCTCGAGAATGCTCAGGTCGAGTACGCCGATGCCAATGAAGGCATCTCGGATCTCGACCTGGTCGGCAATCAGTCTGCCACCCCTACCCACGCCCATTCCATCGCCGATGATTTTCAGGTTCTCCACACGCACGGTGGCGCCATCGACTTGCAGATGCGTCAACAGCTCGGCGTCCTTGCCGCCGACCAACCGGAGATCCTTCTCGATCAGATAGGGACCATCACTGCAGCTCCCGATGACGACAATCGTCGATCCGGGACGGGCTTTGTCGATGGCGCGCTTCAGGCTCTGCTCTCCACACCGGACTTTCTTCGAGTCCGACCCGTTGGCCAGAATGGGTAGCGCGGTGAAGAGAGCGACGACGAAGACGACGAAGTGGGTGAGCTTGCCTCGACGAATCCTGAAACCTTGCTTTCTGTGGTCGATAGACAACCGAAGCGAGTTTTCGCCCATGAAACGCATGGTTCCTCCTTTCACTGGTGGAAGGAACTGCAGCAGAGGCCTTCGTCCGGTCGGGTTCGGATTGTCGAAAGTCCCTGCTTCGCCTTCACTTGGGAATGGTGGCTAACTTCAAAGTGTTTCAGGATTGCTCCCGAGTCGAGATGCTCCCGTAGCACCGGGCAACGTGCCCCTAGTACTCCGTGCGGAAAAGGGGCGAGTACCCTGTGGCGCCGTGTGCCGATAACCTATTTCTTATGGGAATCCAGGTCGGGACCGTCTGGACAGATTGACACATCACGAGAAGCTGCGTAGCATCAGAGAATCCCCCGCCGACTGAAAAGCTACAGAGTCGGCTGCCCTCCGGCCGCTCGGCCTGGAGGTCCTATGTTCCGACACGGCGTCGCTGCCTTCTTGGCTTTCTCTTTCTTTCTCGGTTTGTCTCAGCTCGAAGCGCAGTCATCGCGCTCAGGGGATCGGGCTGGTCGCGGGTTTCGTGCGTTGACCGGGCAGCAGGCCGCGGATTTTCGCGTGCCCTCCGACATGCGTCACGTCTCGGTCGAACGCACCGGGCGGAACGCAGAGTTCTTGGCCGAACGCTATCAACAGTTTTTCGGTGCGGCGGAGGTACTCGGGGGACAGCTTACGGTCTTTCGCGACGAGACCGACCTGAGCGTGGTCGTAGTCGGTGCCCACTATCCCGATCTGTCCTCGTCGAACACGATACGGATCGGCGCCGATCGGGCTGAGACGGTGGCCGCCTCCCGGGGAGACGTCCCTCAGCACGCGAGGAGCAGTGTTCTGATG contains these protein-coding regions:
- a CDS encoding energy transducer TonB, with protein sequence MNDRDTLSFVSGYESYRPKTNKKLLFWVAFAIHVLFLSALIVIPLTQVGPDLPEFESMATFLVRSPSPPPPPPPPVPARPDPGPSPPQAALLEASFVAPVALPDTIPVDELGAGDYGVSGGVEGGVAFGVVGGIVGGLPTETDRLVEPEAPVRLDFHRQEARPVHRVEPVYPQLAAQARVQGAVIVEVLVDRNGVPSELNVLRTVPLLEEAAVDAVEAWRWNPYVVAGKAVPFWVVVTVTFRLT
- a CDS encoding right-handed parallel beta-helix repeat-containing protein, which encodes MRFMGENSLRLSIDHRKQGFRIRRGKLTHFVVFVVALFTALPILANGSDSKKVRCGEQSLKRAIDKARPGSTIVVIGSCSDGPYLIEKDLRLVGGKDAELLTHLQVDGATVRVENLKIIGDGMGVGRGGRLIADQVEIRDAFIGIGVLDLSILEIRNSLIANSSNLGIWAVGRAMLLVDSTRIENSGVGIYLESTSSARVYSTTIRNGIGGIDIGRFSEVETFNVTIEDNEGTGILLSDKYSYIFMEDQSIIQNNGLDLRCGDRAIVEVVETNVSATGTTEIDPGCTLLGNPIF